One segment of Megachile rotundata isolate GNS110a chromosome 4, iyMegRotu1, whole genome shotgun sequence DNA contains the following:
- the Mettl14 gene encoding methyltransferase like 14, with amino-acid sequence MLQTLRERSQKRKKLLAQTLGVSSVDELRQILGTDVDDAQRKRVKSIPERSENGAKDAKNDAVPTDEIVYKDSSTFLKGTQSSNPHNDYCQHFIDTGQRPQNFIRDVGLADRFEEYPKLRELIKLKDDLIAETATPPMYLKTDLLAYNLKDLNCKFDVILIEPPLEEYQRTCGATNVQLWNWDQIMELDIGEVAANRSFVFLWCGSSDGLDMGRFCLRKWGFRRCEDICWIRTNINNPGHSKNLDSKAVLQRTKEHCLMGIKGTVRRSTDGDFIHANVDIDLIISEEPEYGSIEKPVEIFHIIEHFCLGRRRLHLFGRDGTIRPGWLTVGPELTNTNFNADLYTGYFANGQITTGCTERIEALRPKSPPPKGKVAGRGRGGFNRGRGRGR; translated from the exons ATGCTTCAAACGTTACGAGAACGTTCCCAAAAGCGAAAAAAGTTGCTCGCACAAACG CTAGGCGTTTCGAGCGTGGACGAGCTGCGACAAATTCTGGGCACCGACGTCGATGACGCGCAAAGGAAACGAGTGAAATCGATACCGGAGAGGTCGGAAAATGGCGCGAAAGACGCGAAAAACGACGCGGTCCCGACCGACGAGATCGTTTACAAAGACTCGTCGACGTTCCTGAAG GGAACTCAGTCGTCGAATCCGCACAACGATTACTGTCAACATTTCATCGACACGGGTCAACGACCGCAAAATTTCATCAGAGACGTGGGTTTGGCGGACAGATTCGAGGAATATCCGAAACTACGAGAACTGATCAAACTGAAGGACGACTTGATAGCGGAAACCGCCACGCCTCCCATGTATCTAAAGACGGACTTGCTCGCGTacaatttgaaagatttgaacTGCAAGTTTGACGTTATACTGATAGAGCCTCCGTTGGAGGAGTATCAACGAACCTGCGGCGCCACGAACGTTCAGCTCTGGAATTGGGATCAG ATAATGGAATTAGATATCGGCGAAGTGGCAGCCAATCGAAGCTTCGTGTTTCTCTGGTGCGGCAGCAGCGACGGATTGGACATGGGTCGGTTTTGTCTTCGCAAATGGGGCTTTAGACGGTGCGAGGACATTTGTTGGATTCGTACCAACATCAACAATCCGGGACACAGCAAAAATCTGGACAGTAAAGCGGTTCTTCAGAGAACCAAGGAACACTGTTTGATGGGAATCAAAGGGACGGTTAGGCGATCGACGGACGGCGATTTCATTCACGCGAACGTCGATATCGATCTGATCATATCGGAGGAGCCCGAGTACGGTTCGATAGAGAAACCCGTCGAGATATTCCACATAATCGAGCATTTCTGTCTCGGCAGACGACG GTTGCACTTGTTCGGTCGCGACGGTACCATTCGACCTGGCTGGCTCACCGTTGGACCCGAATTAACCAACACCAACTTCAACGCGGACCTTTATACCGGTTACTTCGCCAATGGTCAGATCACCACCGGCTGCACCGAACGCATCGAAGCGCTCAGACCAAAGTCTCCGCCGCCGAAGGGAAAAGTTGCCGGTCGTGGTAGAGGCGGTTTCAATCGTGGACGAGGCAGAGGAAGGTAA
- the Pten gene encoding phosphatase and tensin-like protein isoform X2 — MIWREYLVRIKDGKIWGKMEGACAKKTILTEYLREQRTATKVSGNETSRSAKSLRPTGSRLNNKISEHISASVTPLHVCLEEQRGPELGSRDVSAYRPQTKKLCEKQETEERYDEEEEETEIIGAEAENLKFSQPSMANTISNMKMTNRIKGLVSKRRKRFTEDGFDLDLTYIRDDLIAMGFPAEKLEGVYRNHIDDVVRLLESKHKDHYKIYNLCSERSYDFKKFKQRVATYAFDDHNPPMLNQIKPFCEDVHEWLSQHKKNVAVVHCKAGKGRTGVMVCCYLLHIKQFLTATEALNFYGTKRTHDRKGVTIPSQRRYVDYYATLVQEGLNYQPVTLLLRKIQLDPAPIFHGGQGYLECIISESKKKIFSSDIVEVRKGMQNVSIPLKHCIALTGDIRVDFFNRPKMKRKEKLFHFWFNTFFVRDYLTSENDNGELPVERSTRALSCDGTTMELPMVMSHMKPRAGSLASLGSMPPTLVLSIDKWGLDDAHKDKHHKAYSADFRVSLFMHQMGGNIAQTVSATTNRTGEMQTGVQIGMGGQESPSESSEADSSECDTTGDTTGDEDGESGNTVYRVQKMERQEQCQSQSQTQSQSQQFKFIITGESTYL, encoded by the exons ATGATTTGGCGCGAATATTTGGTAAGAATAAAGGATGGAAAAATATGGGGAAAAATGGAAGGCGCATGCGCAAAGAAAACAATACTAACAGAGTATCTCCGTGAGCAACGCACAGCAACGAAAGTTTCCGGGAATGAAACTTCTAGGAGCGCAAAGTCTCT GAGACCTACAGGCAGCAGGTTGAATAATAAAATCTCAGAGCATATTTCGGCGTCGGTAACACCCCTCCATGTTTGTCTGGAGGAACAAAGAGGACCAGAACTGGGCTCTCGAGACGTCTCGGCTTATAGGCCACAG ACAAAAAAATTGTGTGAAAAACAGGAAACAGAGGAGAGGTacgacgaagaagaagaggaaactGAAATCATTGGAGCCGaagcagaaaatttgaaatttagtcaGCCGAGCATGGCCAACACTATCAGTAATATGAAGATGACTAACCGTATTAAGGGGCTCGTAAGCAAACGTCGTAAACGATTTACGGAGGACGGTTTTGACCTTGATCTCACAT ATATAAGGGATGATTTGATAGCAATGGGTTTTCCAGCAGAGAAGTTGGAAGGAGTATATAGGAATCACATAGACGACGTCGTTAGATTGTTGGAATCCAAACACAAAGATcactataaaatttacaatct ATGTTCCGAAAGATCTTATGATTTTAAGAAGTTTAAGCAGAGGGTAGCTACGTACGCGTTCGACGATCATAATCCACCGATGTTGAATCAGATCAAGCCATTCTGCGAGGACGTGCACGAATGGCTTTCGCAGCATAAAAAGAACGTAGCGGTAGTCCATTGTAAAGCGGGTAAAGGTCGAACGGGCGTAATGGTTTGCTGCTACCTTCTTCACATTAAACAATTTCTCACTGCCACAGAAGCCCTTAACTTCTATGGAACTAAAAGGACACACGATAG GAAGGGGGTAACAATACCTTCTCAGAGGAGGTACGTAGATTATTATGCTACTCTCGTGCAAGAAGGATTGAATTATCAACCAGttacattattattacgaaAAATACAACTGGATCCAGCACCCATTTTTCACGGAGGTCAAGGAT ATTTGGAGTGTATTATATCGGAATCGAAGAAAAAGATATTTAGCTCCGACATAGTGGAAGTACGGAAAGGAATGCAGAACGTTAGCATCCCGTTGAAGCACTGTATAGCGTTGACGGGGGATATACGAGTCGATTTCTTTAATAGACCAAAAATGAAACGAAAG GAGAAGTTGTTTCATTTTTGGTTCAATACGTTTTTCGTGCGAGATTACTTAACGTCGGAGAACGATAACGGAGAGTTACCGGTCGAACGTTCTACGAGGGCATTGAGTTGCGACGGTACAACGATGGAATTACCCATGGTTATGTCGCACATGAAACCCAGAGCTGGGTCGCTAGCTAGTCTCGGATCCATGCCACCTACTCTTGTTTTAAGCATAGATAAATGGGGTTTAGACGACGCGCACAAGGACAAACATCACAAAGCGTACAGCGCAGATTTCAGG GTTAGTTTATTTATGCATCAAATGGGTGGTAATATAGCGCAAACTGTATCAGCGACGACGAATAGAACGGGAGAAATGCAAACGGGTGTACAGATAGGAATGGGAGGACAAGAGAGCCCTAGCGAGTCGAGCGAAGCGGATAGCAGCGAATGCGACACGACCGGAGATACAACGGGAGACGAGGACGGGGAATCTG GAAACACCGTGTATAGAGTACAAAAGATGGAACGGCAAGAACAGTGTCAGTCGCAGTCGcaaacgcaatcgcaatcgcagcaatttaaatttattatcacAG GGGAGTCGACGTATTTGTGA
- the Pten gene encoding phosphatase and tensin-like protein isoform X4, with amino-acid sequence MIWREYLVRIKDGKIWGKMEGACAKKTILTEYLREQRTATKVSGNETSRSAKSLRPTGSRLNNKISEHISASVTPLHVCLEEQRGPELGSRDVSAYRPQTKKLCEKQETEERYDEEEEETEIIGAEAENLKFSQPSMANTISNMKMTNRIKGLVSKRRKRFTEDGFDLDLTYIRDDLIAMGFPAEKLEGVYRNHIDDVVRLLESKHKDHYKIYNLCSERSYDFKKFKQRVATYAFDDHNPPMLNQIKPFCEDVHEWLSQHKKNVAVVHCKAGKGRTGVMVCCYLLHIKQFLTATEALNFYGTKRTHDRKGVTIPSQRRYVDYYATLVQEGLNYQPVTLLLRKIQLDPAPIFHGGQGYLECIISESKKKIFSSDIVEVRKGMQNVSIPLKHCIALTGDIRVDFFNRPKMKRKEKLFHFWFNTFFVRDYLTSENDNGELPVERSTRALSCDGTTMELPMVMSHMKPRAGSLASLGSMPPTLVLSIDKWGLDDAHKDKHHKAYSADFRVSLFMHQMGGNIAQTVSATTNRTGEMQTGVQIGMGGQESPSESSEADSSECDTTGDTTGDEDGESVDMDQRVGRYRLLSDGGMIDVL; translated from the exons ATGATTTGGCGCGAATATTTGGTAAGAATAAAGGATGGAAAAATATGGGGAAAAATGGAAGGCGCATGCGCAAAGAAAACAATACTAACAGAGTATCTCCGTGAGCAACGCACAGCAACGAAAGTTTCCGGGAATGAAACTTCTAGGAGCGCAAAGTCTCT GAGACCTACAGGCAGCAGGTTGAATAATAAAATCTCAGAGCATATTTCGGCGTCGGTAACACCCCTCCATGTTTGTCTGGAGGAACAAAGAGGACCAGAACTGGGCTCTCGAGACGTCTCGGCTTATAGGCCACAG ACAAAAAAATTGTGTGAAAAACAGGAAACAGAGGAGAGGTacgacgaagaagaagaggaaactGAAATCATTGGAGCCGaagcagaaaatttgaaatttagtcaGCCGAGCATGGCCAACACTATCAGTAATATGAAGATGACTAACCGTATTAAGGGGCTCGTAAGCAAACGTCGTAAACGATTTACGGAGGACGGTTTTGACCTTGATCTCACAT ATATAAGGGATGATTTGATAGCAATGGGTTTTCCAGCAGAGAAGTTGGAAGGAGTATATAGGAATCACATAGACGACGTCGTTAGATTGTTGGAATCCAAACACAAAGATcactataaaatttacaatct ATGTTCCGAAAGATCTTATGATTTTAAGAAGTTTAAGCAGAGGGTAGCTACGTACGCGTTCGACGATCATAATCCACCGATGTTGAATCAGATCAAGCCATTCTGCGAGGACGTGCACGAATGGCTTTCGCAGCATAAAAAGAACGTAGCGGTAGTCCATTGTAAAGCGGGTAAAGGTCGAACGGGCGTAATGGTTTGCTGCTACCTTCTTCACATTAAACAATTTCTCACTGCCACAGAAGCCCTTAACTTCTATGGAACTAAAAGGACACACGATAG GAAGGGGGTAACAATACCTTCTCAGAGGAGGTACGTAGATTATTATGCTACTCTCGTGCAAGAAGGATTGAATTATCAACCAGttacattattattacgaaAAATACAACTGGATCCAGCACCCATTTTTCACGGAGGTCAAGGAT ATTTGGAGTGTATTATATCGGAATCGAAGAAAAAGATATTTAGCTCCGACATAGTGGAAGTACGGAAAGGAATGCAGAACGTTAGCATCCCGTTGAAGCACTGTATAGCGTTGACGGGGGATATACGAGTCGATTTCTTTAATAGACCAAAAATGAAACGAAAG GAGAAGTTGTTTCATTTTTGGTTCAATACGTTTTTCGTGCGAGATTACTTAACGTCGGAGAACGATAACGGAGAGTTACCGGTCGAACGTTCTACGAGGGCATTGAGTTGCGACGGTACAACGATGGAATTACCCATGGTTATGTCGCACATGAAACCCAGAGCTGGGTCGCTAGCTAGTCTCGGATCCATGCCACCTACTCTTGTTTTAAGCATAGATAAATGGGGTTTAGACGACGCGCACAAGGACAAACATCACAAAGCGTACAGCGCAGATTTCAGG GTTAGTTTATTTATGCATCAAATGGGTGGTAATATAGCGCAAACTGTATCAGCGACGACGAATAGAACGGGAGAAATGCAAACGGGTGTACAGATAGGAATGGGAGGACAAGAGAGCCCTAGCGAGTCGAGCGAAGCGGATAGCAGCGAATGCGACACGACCGGAGATACAACGGGAGACGAGGACGGGGAATCTG TGGACATGGACCAGCGCGTTGGCCGATACCGCCTTCTCTCGGACGGAGGAATGATAGATGTTTTGTGA
- the Pten gene encoding phosphatase and tensin-like protein isoform X1, producing MIWREYLVRIKDGKIWGKMEGACAKKTILTEYLREQRTATKVSGNETSRSAKSLRPTGSRLNNKISEHISASVTPLHVCLEEQRGPELGSRDVSAYRPQTKKLCEKQETEERYDEEEEETEIIGAEAENLKFSQPSMANTISNMKMTNRIKGLVSKRRKRFTEDGFDLDLTYIRDDLIAMGFPAEKLEGVYRNHIDDVVRLLESKHKDHYKIYNLCSERSYDFKKFKQRVATYAFDDHNPPMLNQIKPFCEDVHEWLSQHKKNVAVVHCKAGKGRTGVMVCCYLLHIKQFLTATEALNFYGTKRTHDRKGVTIPSQRRYVDYYATLVQEGLNYQPVTLLLRKIQLDPAPIFHGGQGYLECIISESKKKIFSSDIVEVRKGMQNVSIPLKHCIALTGDIRVDFFNRPKMKRKEKLFHFWFNTFFVRDYLTSENDNGELPVERSTRALSCDGTTMELPMVMSHMKPRAGSLASLGSMPPTLVLSIDKWGLDDAHKDKHHKAYSADFRVSLFMHQMGGNIAQTVSATTNRTGEMQTGVQIGMGGQESPSESSEADSSECDTTGDTTGDEDGESGESSASLVVNHHPLTHSSSRTHVNIHQRASLRETAKGLLSRGDKSRNSHRQSTSNVKRSSTLVRSATLDT from the exons ATGATTTGGCGCGAATATTTGGTAAGAATAAAGGATGGAAAAATATGGGGAAAAATGGAAGGCGCATGCGCAAAGAAAACAATACTAACAGAGTATCTCCGTGAGCAACGCACAGCAACGAAAGTTTCCGGGAATGAAACTTCTAGGAGCGCAAAGTCTCT GAGACCTACAGGCAGCAGGTTGAATAATAAAATCTCAGAGCATATTTCGGCGTCGGTAACACCCCTCCATGTTTGTCTGGAGGAACAAAGAGGACCAGAACTGGGCTCTCGAGACGTCTCGGCTTATAGGCCACAG ACAAAAAAATTGTGTGAAAAACAGGAAACAGAGGAGAGGTacgacgaagaagaagaggaaactGAAATCATTGGAGCCGaagcagaaaatttgaaatttagtcaGCCGAGCATGGCCAACACTATCAGTAATATGAAGATGACTAACCGTATTAAGGGGCTCGTAAGCAAACGTCGTAAACGATTTACGGAGGACGGTTTTGACCTTGATCTCACAT ATATAAGGGATGATTTGATAGCAATGGGTTTTCCAGCAGAGAAGTTGGAAGGAGTATATAGGAATCACATAGACGACGTCGTTAGATTGTTGGAATCCAAACACAAAGATcactataaaatttacaatct ATGTTCCGAAAGATCTTATGATTTTAAGAAGTTTAAGCAGAGGGTAGCTACGTACGCGTTCGACGATCATAATCCACCGATGTTGAATCAGATCAAGCCATTCTGCGAGGACGTGCACGAATGGCTTTCGCAGCATAAAAAGAACGTAGCGGTAGTCCATTGTAAAGCGGGTAAAGGTCGAACGGGCGTAATGGTTTGCTGCTACCTTCTTCACATTAAACAATTTCTCACTGCCACAGAAGCCCTTAACTTCTATGGAACTAAAAGGACACACGATAG GAAGGGGGTAACAATACCTTCTCAGAGGAGGTACGTAGATTATTATGCTACTCTCGTGCAAGAAGGATTGAATTATCAACCAGttacattattattacgaaAAATACAACTGGATCCAGCACCCATTTTTCACGGAGGTCAAGGAT ATTTGGAGTGTATTATATCGGAATCGAAGAAAAAGATATTTAGCTCCGACATAGTGGAAGTACGGAAAGGAATGCAGAACGTTAGCATCCCGTTGAAGCACTGTATAGCGTTGACGGGGGATATACGAGTCGATTTCTTTAATAGACCAAAAATGAAACGAAAG GAGAAGTTGTTTCATTTTTGGTTCAATACGTTTTTCGTGCGAGATTACTTAACGTCGGAGAACGATAACGGAGAGTTACCGGTCGAACGTTCTACGAGGGCATTGAGTTGCGACGGTACAACGATGGAATTACCCATGGTTATGTCGCACATGAAACCCAGAGCTGGGTCGCTAGCTAGTCTCGGATCCATGCCACCTACTCTTGTTTTAAGCATAGATAAATGGGGTTTAGACGACGCGCACAAGGACAAACATCACAAAGCGTACAGCGCAGATTTCAGG GTTAGTTTATTTATGCATCAAATGGGTGGTAATATAGCGCAAACTGTATCAGCGACGACGAATAGAACGGGAGAAATGCAAACGGGTGTACAGATAGGAATGGGAGGACAAGAGAGCCCTAGCGAGTCGAGCGAAGCGGATAGCAGCGAATGCGACACGACCGGAGATACAACGGGAGACGAGGACGGGGAATCTGGTGAGTCCTCTGCATCTCTGGTGGTGAATCACCATCCTCTTACACACAGCAGTAGCCGTACACACGTTAATATCCACCAAAGAGCTAGTCTCAGAGAAACTGCAAAGGGTTTACTCTCGCGTGGGGATAAAAGTAGAAATAGTCATCGACAGAGTACTAGCAATGTGAAACGTTCTTCGACTCTCGTACGTTCAGCCACGTTAGACACGTAA
- the Pten gene encoding phosphatase and tensin-like protein isoform X3, whose amino-acid sequence MNMFLTILCFNIYIEIGTRPTGSRLNNKISEHISASVTPLHVCLEEQRGPELGSRDVSAYRPQTKKLCEKQETEERYDEEEEETEIIGAEAENLKFSQPSMANTISNMKMTNRIKGLVSKRRKRFTEDGFDLDLTYIRDDLIAMGFPAEKLEGVYRNHIDDVVRLLESKHKDHYKIYNLCSERSYDFKKFKQRVATYAFDDHNPPMLNQIKPFCEDVHEWLSQHKKNVAVVHCKAGKGRTGVMVCCYLLHIKQFLTATEALNFYGTKRTHDRKGVTIPSQRRYVDYYATLVQEGLNYQPVTLLLRKIQLDPAPIFHGGQGYLECIISESKKKIFSSDIVEVRKGMQNVSIPLKHCIALTGDIRVDFFNRPKMKRKEKLFHFWFNTFFVRDYLTSENDNGELPVERSTRALSCDGTTMELPMVMSHMKPRAGSLASLGSMPPTLVLSIDKWGLDDAHKDKHHKAYSADFRVSLFMHQMGGNIAQTVSATTNRTGEMQTGVQIGMGGQESPSESSEADSSECDTTGDTTGDEDGESGESSASLVVNHHPLTHSSSRTHVNIHQRASLRETAKGLLSRGDKSRNSHRQSTSNVKRSSTLVRSATLDT is encoded by the exons ATGAACATGTTCTTAACGATTTTATGTTTTAACATTTATATTGAAATTGGAAC GAGACCTACAGGCAGCAGGTTGAATAATAAAATCTCAGAGCATATTTCGGCGTCGGTAACACCCCTCCATGTTTGTCTGGAGGAACAAAGAGGACCAGAACTGGGCTCTCGAGACGTCTCGGCTTATAGGCCACAG ACAAAAAAATTGTGTGAAAAACAGGAAACAGAGGAGAGGTacgacgaagaagaagaggaaactGAAATCATTGGAGCCGaagcagaaaatttgaaatttagtcaGCCGAGCATGGCCAACACTATCAGTAATATGAAGATGACTAACCGTATTAAGGGGCTCGTAAGCAAACGTCGTAAACGATTTACGGAGGACGGTTTTGACCTTGATCTCACAT ATATAAGGGATGATTTGATAGCAATGGGTTTTCCAGCAGAGAAGTTGGAAGGAGTATATAGGAATCACATAGACGACGTCGTTAGATTGTTGGAATCCAAACACAAAGATcactataaaatttacaatct ATGTTCCGAAAGATCTTATGATTTTAAGAAGTTTAAGCAGAGGGTAGCTACGTACGCGTTCGACGATCATAATCCACCGATGTTGAATCAGATCAAGCCATTCTGCGAGGACGTGCACGAATGGCTTTCGCAGCATAAAAAGAACGTAGCGGTAGTCCATTGTAAAGCGGGTAAAGGTCGAACGGGCGTAATGGTTTGCTGCTACCTTCTTCACATTAAACAATTTCTCACTGCCACAGAAGCCCTTAACTTCTATGGAACTAAAAGGACACACGATAG GAAGGGGGTAACAATACCTTCTCAGAGGAGGTACGTAGATTATTATGCTACTCTCGTGCAAGAAGGATTGAATTATCAACCAGttacattattattacgaaAAATACAACTGGATCCAGCACCCATTTTTCACGGAGGTCAAGGAT ATTTGGAGTGTATTATATCGGAATCGAAGAAAAAGATATTTAGCTCCGACATAGTGGAAGTACGGAAAGGAATGCAGAACGTTAGCATCCCGTTGAAGCACTGTATAGCGTTGACGGGGGATATACGAGTCGATTTCTTTAATAGACCAAAAATGAAACGAAAG GAGAAGTTGTTTCATTTTTGGTTCAATACGTTTTTCGTGCGAGATTACTTAACGTCGGAGAACGATAACGGAGAGTTACCGGTCGAACGTTCTACGAGGGCATTGAGTTGCGACGGTACAACGATGGAATTACCCATGGTTATGTCGCACATGAAACCCAGAGCTGGGTCGCTAGCTAGTCTCGGATCCATGCCACCTACTCTTGTTTTAAGCATAGATAAATGGGGTTTAGACGACGCGCACAAGGACAAACATCACAAAGCGTACAGCGCAGATTTCAGG GTTAGTTTATTTATGCATCAAATGGGTGGTAATATAGCGCAAACTGTATCAGCGACGACGAATAGAACGGGAGAAATGCAAACGGGTGTACAGATAGGAATGGGAGGACAAGAGAGCCCTAGCGAGTCGAGCGAAGCGGATAGCAGCGAATGCGACACGACCGGAGATACAACGGGAGACGAGGACGGGGAATCTGGTGAGTCCTCTGCATCTCTGGTGGTGAATCACCATCCTCTTACACACAGCAGTAGCCGTACACACGTTAATATCCACCAAAGAGCTAGTCTCAGAGAAACTGCAAAGGGTTTACTCTCGCGTGGGGATAAAAGTAGAAATAGTCATCGACAGAGTACTAGCAATGTGAAACGTTCTTCGACTCTCGTACGTTCAGCCACGTTAGACACGTAA
- the LOC100882974 gene encoding outer mitochondrial transmembrane helix translocase, with protein sequence MNVADGVGYSRSEVFVLVARVSFIAAVGFFSMKWIMNQLDPTNNAKKKARKKAREQFRKLAKTDNLLWRVDMNQLTDYEMMIANHIVDPQDIRVSWENIAGLEHVIQELKETVILPIQRKELFEDSQLTQAPKGVLLHGPPGCGKTMIAKATAKETKTCFINLDVSILTDKWYGESQKLTAAVFSLAVKLQPCIIFIDEIDSFLRARNSQDHEATAMMKAQFMSLWDGLITDPSCTVIVMGATNRPQDLDKAILRRMPATFHIGLPNEQQRMQVLRLILEHEPIAENVDIAKLAKMAEGFSGSDLQELCRNASVYRVRDYLRTHTQDASGNTDDEEYHDAVRPITMEDLLTSYKKMKTSKIYTGTLSAAKLDLD encoded by the exons ATGAACGTTGCTGATGGGGTTGGATATTCACGATCAGAAGTATTCGTGCTCGTGGCTAGAGTATCGTTTATCGCTGCTGTTGGATTTTTTAGTATGAAATGGATTATGAATCAGCTTGATCCTACGAACAATGCAAAAAAGAAAGCTAGGAAAAAG GCACGAGAACAGTTTCGGAAATTGGCCAAGACCGATAACTTATTATGGAGAGTGGACATGAATCAGTTAACGGATTATGAAATGATGATAGCTAATCATATAGTTGACCCCCAAGATATCCGAGTTTCATGGGAGAACATTGCTGGCCTTGAACACGTTATTCAAGAACTTAAGGAAACCGTTATATTACCTATACAAAGAAAAGAATTGTTTGAAGATTCTCAATTAACGCAAGCACCAAAA GGTGTATTGTTGCACGGACCACCAGGTTGTGGGAAAACGATGATTGCTAAAGCGACCGCGAAGGAAACTAAAACGTGCTTTATTAATCTGGATGTTAGCATTCTAACCGATAAATGGTATGGCGAAAGTCAAAAATTAACTGCGGCAGTTTTCTCGTTGGCTGTGAAACTTCAACCGTGCATAATTTTTATCGACGAAATAG ATTCATTTTTAAGAGCTCGTAATTCGCAAGATCACGAAGCAACTGCGATGATGAAAGCACAGTTTATGTCTCTTTGGGATGGATTAATCACCGATCCTTCTTGCACGGTCATAGTAATGGGTGCTACCAACAGACCTCAAGACTTGGATAAAGCTATTCTTAGGCGTATGCCAGCCACTTTTCACATTGGCTTACCG AACGAACAACAACGAATGCAAGTGTTAAGATTGATATTAGAACATGAACCAATAGCAGAAAATGTGGATATTGCAAAGTTAGCTAAAATGGCTGAAGGTTTCTCGGGATCGGATTTACAAGAACTTTGTAGGAATGCATCTGTATATCGCGTTCGAGATTATTTACGGACCCACACGca aGATGCAAGCGGAAATACCGACGATGAAGAATACCATGACGCTGTGCGACCTATCACAATGGAAGATCTTCTTACCTCGTATAAAAAGATGAAAACCTCTAAAATATATACGGGTACACTTAGTGCAGCCAAATTAGATTTAGATTAA